In Neovison vison isolate M4711 chromosome 14, ASM_NN_V1, whole genome shotgun sequence, the following proteins share a genomic window:
- the LITAF gene encoding lipopolysaccharide-induced tumor necrosis factor-alpha factor isoform X2 → MSVPGSYQAAAGPSSVPTAPPSYEETVAVNSYFPMPPGPVPGPTTGLVTGPDGKGMNPPAYYTQPVPVPNANAIAVQTVYVQQPVSFFDRPVQMCCPSCNKMIVTQLSYNAGALTWLSCGSLCLLGCIAGCCFIPFCVDALQDVDHYCPNCKALLGTYKRL, encoded by the exons ATGTCTGTTCCGGGATCCTACCAGGCGGCCGCTGGGCCTTCCTCGGTGCCAACTGCGCCCCCATCCTACGAAGAGACGGTGGCTGTTAACAGTTACTTCCCGATGCCTCCTGGCCCGGTGCCAGGGCCGACCACAGGGCTGGTGACGGGCCCGGATGGCAAGGGCATGAATCCGCCTGCCTACTACACGCAGCCAGTGCCCGTCCCCAATGCCAATGCAA TTGCTGTGCAGACCGTGTACGTCCAGCAGCCCGTCTCCTTTTTCGACCGTCCGGTCCAGATGTGCTGTCCTTCCTGCAACAAAATGATCGTGACTCAGCTGTCCTATAATGCCGGCGCCCTCACCTGGCTCTCCTGTGGGAGCCTGTGCCTGCTGGG GTGCATAGCGGGTTGCTGCTTCATCCCCTTCTGTGTGGACGCCCTGCAGGACGTGGACCACTACTGTCCCAACTGCAAAGCTCTCCTGGGCACCTACAAGCGTTTGTAG